One Brevibacterium spongiae DNA segment encodes these proteins:
- a CDS encoding catalase yields MSTEDRPIIPGKPGSRTPDFEEPTTPREPLPPKPDQSGPKPTSPTGAPSRDEQEDQAQQGSWLTTAQGARLYDTNHSLKAGSRGPTLLQDHHLREKITHFDHERIPERVVHARGSAAHGTFISYGNAATITKAAFLAPDVETEVFTRFSSVVGSRGSADAVRDTRGFATKFYTRDGVFDLVGNNIPVFFIQDAIKFPDIVHAAKPHPDREIPQAQSAHDTFWDFVSLHTEATHHTMWQMSDRGIPRSFRMMEGFGIHTFRTENSAGETSLVKFHWKPKAGVHSLIWEEAQMVNGVDPDFHRRDLADAIEAGACPQWELGVQVFPDDPHETFEGIDLLDPTKIVPEELAPVQPLGMLTLNRNPSNFFDETEQVAFHPGHVVPGIDITDDPLLQGRLFSYLDTQLTRLGGPNFSQLPINRPHCPVNDMFRDGMHQTADHRGTAPYKPNSLDGGNPFPAEQTDEHTFVEIAHEIPASKKERRSPESFDDHYSQPRMFWLSLTPVEQQHLADAFTFELGKCYEETIREREVAVLACIDSELARMVAEGLGLEAPAAQTPPRSDIEPSPALSQVGKRWPVDGRKIGIVTGSGTDPEQVIRAYDRIAEAGMVPITIAPVGGRITSGERSVAVERTYLTVASSELDAFFFADGAELTTEIELLITEAWRHLKFIAASGDSCTMMEKYGITADDPGVYCKDDLETALSQLQEGLSEHRAWARVEA; encoded by the coding sequence ATGAGTACAGAAGATCGACCGATCATTCCGGGCAAACCCGGTTCCCGCACTCCGGACTTCGAGGAGCCGACGACGCCGCGAGAGCCGTTGCCGCCGAAGCCCGATCAGAGCGGTCCGAAGCCGACGTCACCCACAGGGGCGCCCAGTCGCGACGAGCAGGAGGACCAGGCCCAACAGGGCAGCTGGCTGACCACTGCCCAGGGCGCCCGGCTCTATGACACGAACCATTCGCTCAAGGCGGGTTCCCGTGGACCGACCCTGCTGCAGGACCACCACCTGCGGGAGAAGATCACCCACTTCGACCATGAGCGCATCCCCGAACGTGTCGTCCACGCGCGCGGTTCTGCCGCCCACGGCACGTTCATCTCCTACGGCAATGCCGCGACCATCACGAAGGCGGCCTTCCTCGCCCCCGACGTCGAGACGGAGGTTTTCACCCGCTTCTCCTCGGTCGTCGGCTCGCGCGGCTCGGCCGACGCCGTCCGCGACACCCGGGGCTTCGCGACGAAGTTCTATACGAGGGACGGTGTGTTCGACCTCGTCGGCAACAACATCCCGGTGTTCTTCATCCAGGATGCGATCAAGTTCCCCGACATCGTCCATGCGGCCAAACCGCACCCGGACCGTGAGATCCCGCAGGCGCAGAGCGCTCACGACACCTTCTGGGACTTCGTGTCCCTGCACACCGAGGCGACTCATCACACGATGTGGCAGATGTCCGATCGGGGCATCCCCCGCTCCTTCCGGATGATGGAGGGCTTCGGGATCCACACCTTCCGAACCGAGAACTCCGCCGGAGAGACCTCCCTGGTGAAGTTCCACTGGAAGCCGAAGGCCGGTGTGCATTCGCTCATCTGGGAGGAGGCCCAGATGGTCAACGGCGTCGATCCGGACTTCCATCGCCGGGACCTCGCCGACGCCATCGAGGCCGGAGCATGCCCGCAGTGGGAACTCGGCGTCCAGGTCTTCCCCGACGACCCCCATGAGACCTTCGAGGGAATCGACCTGCTCGATCCGACGAAGATCGTGCCCGAGGAGCTCGCACCCGTACAGCCGCTGGGAATGCTCACGCTCAACCGCAATCCCAGCAACTTCTTCGATGAGACCGAGCAGGTGGCGTTCCACCCCGGGCATGTGGTCCCGGGCATCGACATCACCGACGATCCGCTGCTCCAAGGGCGGCTGTTCTCCTATCTCGACACCCAGCTCACCCGACTGGGCGGGCCGAACTTCTCTCAGCTCCCGATCAACCGTCCGCACTGCCCGGTCAACGACATGTTCCGCGACGGAATGCACCAGACTGCCGACCATCGCGGCACCGCACCGTACAAGCCGAATTCGCTCGACGGCGGCAACCCGTTCCCTGCCGAGCAGACCGACGAGCATACGTTCGTCGAAATCGCCCACGAGATTCCGGCGTCGAAGAAGGAACGCCGTTCGCCGGAGTCCTTCGACGACCACTATTCCCAGCCGCGCATGTTCTGGCTCAGCCTCACCCCCGTCGAACAGCAGCACCTCGCCGATGCCTTCACCTTCGAGCTCGGCAAATGCTACGAGGAGACGATCCGGGAGCGCGAGGTCGCTGTGCTCGCCTGCATCGACTCGGAGCTTGCCCGCATGGTCGCCGAGGGGCTGGGTCTCGAGGCCCCTGCGGCTCAGACGCCGCCGCGCAGCGATATCGAACCGAGCCCGGCACTGTCCCAGGTGGGGAAGCGCTGGCCGGTCGACGGGCGCAAGATCGGCATCGTCACCGGCAGTGGGACCGACCCCGAGCAGGTCATCCGCGCCTACGACCGCATCGCCGAGGCGGGAATGGTCCCCATCACGATCGCTCCGGTGGGTGGACGCATCACCTCCGGCGAGCGGAGCGTCGCCGTCGAGCGGACATACCTGACCGTGGCCTCGAGCGAACTCGACGCCTTCTTCTTCGCCGATGGTGCCGAGCTGACCACCGAGATCGAGCTCCTGATCACGGAAGCGTGGCGTCATCTCAAGTTCATCGCCGCCAGCGGAGACTCCTGCACCATGATGGAGAAGTACGGCATCACGGCCGACGACCCCGGAGTGTACTGCAAAGATGACCTCGAAACGGCGCTCTCGCAGCTGCAGGAGGGGCTGAGCGAGCACCGAGCTTGGGCCCGGGTCGAGGCCTGA
- a CDS encoding NAD-dependent epimerase/dehydratase family protein produces the protein MRVAVIGATGNVGTAVLDVLGRMPEITSVLGISRRMPDTEAEPYSGCEWRSIDIAAASSESTAHRDLTEALTGADAVIHLAWLIQPNSDRDLLRRVNVDGTARVAAAVAAAGVPHLVVASSVGAYSPDDSMDKRDEEWPTEGIRSSHYSVDKAAQERVLDDFCADHPEITVTRLRPALIFGAPAASEIQRYFLGTWMPVQLLRAGRLPFLPLPAGLRGVQAVHSTDVARAYVASVLRRRSGAFNICADDVLHPKDLAELLDHGRHIPVPNGAVRAALGMGHSSSLVAADAGWLDMGLHVPLMDNGRARRELGWEPEYSAMDAARELLKGMADGEGAASVPLRPRDVEHTRLRATDDTSRGHDAPGADEHVDMDLLGLYLSDHLTGATAGAERIERMAADFIDTPVFAALSELAAEIRGEHLYVRHLIGELGFRRRSLAEAVSWVGERVGRLKSNGSLLKRSPMTLVLEAELMRSAVIGKLGMWQTLEGNAEALGLDAEQFRGFAQKAEHQREVLDTVHSYARSRAFRRDRAVYDQASGVSPVRGD, from the coding sequence ATGAGAGTCGCAGTCATCGGAGCCACCGGCAACGTCGGCACAGCGGTCCTCGACGTGCTCGGGCGCATGCCCGAAATCACCTCGGTGCTGGGGATCTCCAGACGGATGCCCGACACCGAGGCCGAACCGTATTCCGGATGCGAATGGAGATCGATCGACATCGCCGCCGCGAGCAGCGAGAGCACGGCCCACCGCGATCTCACAGAAGCGCTGACCGGTGCCGACGCCGTCATCCATCTGGCCTGGCTGATCCAGCCCAACAGCGACCGGGACCTGCTCCGACGCGTCAACGTCGACGGCACGGCCCGTGTGGCCGCAGCCGTCGCGGCGGCCGGCGTCCCACATCTCGTCGTGGCGTCCTCGGTCGGCGCCTACTCTCCCGATGACAGCATGGACAAGCGCGATGAGGAATGGCCGACCGAGGGGATCCGCTCTTCCCACTACAGTGTGGACAAAGCCGCCCAGGAACGCGTGCTCGACGACTTCTGCGCCGACCACCCCGAGATCACCGTGACCCGACTGCGTCCTGCGCTCATCTTCGGTGCCCCTGCCGCCTCGGAGATCCAGCGCTATTTCCTGGGAACCTGGATGCCCGTCCAGCTGCTGCGCGCGGGCCGACTGCCGTTCCTTCCACTGCCTGCGGGACTGCGCGGCGTCCAAGCCGTCCACTCGACCGATGTCGCCCGTGCCTATGTCGCCAGTGTCCTCCGTCGCCGTTCGGGCGCCTTCAACATCTGCGCCGATGATGTCCTCCATCCGAAGGATCTGGCCGAACTGCTCGACCACGGCAGGCACATCCCGGTGCCGAACGGCGCAGTGCGCGCGGCTCTGGGCATGGGCCATAGCAGCTCACTGGTCGCCGCCGATGCCGGATGGCTGGACATGGGCCTGCACGTGCCGCTGATGGACAACGGCCGCGCACGCCGGGAACTCGGCTGGGAGCCGGAGTACAGTGCCATGGACGCCGCGCGCGAACTGCTCAAAGGCATGGCCGACGGCGAGGGTGCCGCCTCCGTCCCGCTGCGTCCACGCGATGTCGAACATACGCGCCTGCGGGCAACGGACGATACGAGCCGCGGGCACGACGCACCGGGTGCGGACGAGCACGTCGACATGGACCTCCTAGGTCTCTATCTCAGCGACCATCTCACCGGGGCCACCGCCGGCGCGGAGAGGATCGAACGGATGGCGGCCGACTTCATCGACACTCCCGTCTTCGCAGCCCTGTCCGAGCTGGCCGCGGAGATCCGCGGAGAGCATCTCTACGTGCGGCACCTCATCGGCGAGCTCGGTTTTCGGCGCCGTTCTCTCGCCGAGGCTGTGTCGTGGGTCGGCGAACGGGTCGGCAGGCTCAAGAGCAACGGCTCGCTGCTCAAACGCTCGCCCATGACCCTCGTGCTCGAAGCGGAGCTGATGCGCAGCGCGGTCATCGGCAAGCTGGGAATGTGGCAGACGCTTGAGGGCAACGCCGAGGCACTCGGCCTGGATGCCGAACAGTTCCGTGGTTTCGCGCAGAAGGCAGAACACCAACGTGAAGTGCTCGACACTGTGCACAGCTATGCTCGGAGCCGCGCGTTCCGCCGGGATCGGGCTGTCTACGATCAGGCCTCGGGAGTCAGCCCTGTGCGGGGCGACTGA
- a CDS encoding GvpL/GvpF family gas vesicle protein, producing the protein MNAEGDMLYVYAIVAGDDYAPAVTGIDGSALHMVGRDTGPRAVVHRHTRGPFDGPDDSVRRWVLEHSEVIDDAWQNSPALLPVSFNVIVRSDPETEATATQQLEHWLDDSAVMLSRRLEELCDTSELRVEIFLDGGLLEEVDAEVGEMRTETESRPAGVRRLLEKRLEKTEKEIVDRAADRIYPEIRARIAAHCLDIEEHRSTSRESGLTPVIMASCLVKSTDATALGAELTALKKAQPALSIRFLGPWPPYSFADVSISEERNPSSSAPDSPTPNPQGETT; encoded by the coding sequence ATGAACGCCGAGGGTGACATGCTCTACGTCTACGCCATCGTCGCCGGCGACGACTACGCTCCTGCCGTCACGGGCATCGACGGTTCCGCGCTCCACATGGTCGGACGCGACACCGGCCCGAGGGCCGTGGTCCACCGCCACACCCGAGGTCCCTTCGACGGGCCGGACGATTCCGTGCGTCGGTGGGTGCTCGAACACAGCGAAGTCATCGATGATGCCTGGCAGAACTCACCGGCCCTTCTCCCGGTCTCCTTCAACGTCATCGTCCGCTCGGATCCCGAGACCGAGGCGACGGCGACCCAACAGCTCGAACATTGGCTCGACGACTCCGCGGTGATGCTGTCGAGACGACTCGAGGAGCTGTGCGACACCTCCGAGCTGCGAGTCGAAATCTTCCTGGACGGAGGCCTGCTCGAGGAGGTCGACGCAGAGGTCGGCGAAATGAGGACGGAGACGGAGAGCCGTCCTGCAGGAGTGCGCCGACTGCTCGAGAAGCGACTGGAGAAGACGGAGAAGGAGATCGTCGATCGAGCGGCCGACAGGATCTACCCCGAGATCAGGGCCAGGATCGCCGCCCACTGCCTCGACATCGAGGAACACCGCTCCACGAGCCGCGAAAGTGGATTGACACCGGTGATCATGGCCTCATGCCTGGTGAAAAGCACAGACGCCACGGCACTGGGAGCCGAGCTCACCGCGCTCAAGAAGGCCCAGCCCGCTCTGTCCATCCGCTTCCTCGGCCCGTGGCCGCCGTATTCCTTCGCCGACGTCTCCATCAGCGAGGAGCGGAACCCGAGCAGCTCTGCACCAGACTCGCCGACGCCGAACCCGCAGGGCGAGACAACATGA
- a CDS encoding gas vesicle protein K produces the protein MTLNVNEESLKHGVLTLVVTLVEVIQEALETQAVRRMEGGDLTEDEQNRLGEALLELDEAMDQIKDQHGITGSVDDLHRGLDDVVDEVVDKLINPARWAEENGKGVE, from the coding sequence ATGACGCTCAATGTCAACGAGGAGAGCCTCAAACACGGGGTTCTCACACTCGTCGTCACCCTCGTCGAGGTGATCCAGGAAGCCCTCGAGACCCAAGCGGTGCGCCGGATGGAAGGCGGGGACCTCACCGAGGACGAACAGAACCGCCTCGGCGAGGCTCTCCTCGAACTCGATGAGGCGATGGATCAGATCAAGGACCAACACGGGATCACAGGTTCCGTCGACGATCTGCACCGAGGCCTCGACGATGTCGTCGATGAAGTCGTCGACAAGCTCATCAATCCGGCCAGATGGGCCGAGGAGAATGGAAAGGGCGTCGAATGA
- a CDS encoding gas vesicle protein encodes MQPTRDPRATLPDLIEVLLNKGVHLNLDLIISVSDIPLIGINLRATIAGIETMIEYGMMQQWDRDTREWVQRAVRTHLPLAADEEILAKMAGGHYQDNFYRTWRPGSAYLTTQRLIIHRRDPAETLWQTRLDAIASVSALREPSIGGEERTRILVGLNDGTEAILSALEPDRLISLVQARLDRTDGAPSSTPEATTAEDRPLREGRMWFLETLSSGSTWRGGQAQLSNTELTWRSPMDGRARVRIPPEQLLDIRREERSNPTDERRVLILETADSTITLAADDAGAWFAGLDEWRTGPGDRRSAPLEATISPGRNPDERAEEGAAS; translated from the coding sequence ATGCAGCCCACACGCGACCCGCGAGCGACTCTGCCCGACCTCATCGAAGTGCTTCTCAACAAGGGCGTCCATCTCAACCTCGACCTCATCATCTCGGTGTCGGACATCCCGCTCATCGGAATCAATCTGCGCGCCACGATCGCGGGGATCGAGACGATGATCGAGTACGGGATGATGCAGCAGTGGGACCGCGACACCCGAGAGTGGGTGCAGAGAGCCGTCCGCACACATCTGCCGCTGGCCGCCGACGAGGAGATCCTCGCCAAGATGGCCGGAGGGCACTATCAGGACAACTTCTATCGGACGTGGCGGCCCGGCAGCGCCTATCTCACCACCCAGCGTCTCATCATCCATCGACGTGACCCTGCAGAGACACTATGGCAGACGCGCCTGGACGCGATCGCCTCGGTCTCCGCGCTGCGCGAGCCCTCCATCGGAGGTGAAGAGCGCACGCGCATCCTCGTCGGGCTCAACGACGGCACCGAGGCGATCCTTTCGGCCCTCGAGCCCGATCGCCTCATCTCCCTGGTCCAGGCTCGGCTCGACCGGACCGACGGCGCCCCATCCTCGACTCCGGAGGCGACGACGGCGGAGGACCGGCCTCTGCGAGAGGGTCGGATGTGGTTTCTCGAGACCCTGTCGTCCGGGAGCACGTGGCGCGGCGGGCAGGCGCAGCTTTCGAACACGGAACTGACCTGGAGGTCGCCGATGGACGGGCGCGCACGAGTGAGGATCCCACCCGAGCAGCTGCTAGACATCCGCCGCGAGGAGCGCAGCAACCCGACCGACGAACGGCGGGTCCTCATCCTCGAGACCGCGGACTCGACCATCACCCTGGCCGCAGACGACGCCGGCGCATGGTTCGCCGGACTCGACGAGTGGCGGACCGGGCCCGGTGACAGGCGTTCCGCGCCGCTCGAGGCCACCATTTCACCAGGCCGCAACCCCGACGAACGCGCCGAAGAAGGAGCAGCATCATGA
- a CDS encoding gas vesicle protein → MNQPNDAMQPQRSQEGTLLHVVETLLDKGLVLNADIMVSVAGVELLGIRIRAALASFETAARYGLDFPAGTDRETVAWKEAVEQKDTCPECGKRSALAQLMNDYCPWCGWQSARSKRIEAGEPAQLNSADDGDTSAEQAAGSSADAGTPAAGSPGDDR, encoded by the coding sequence ATGAATCAGCCGAACGATGCGATGCAGCCGCAGCGCAGCCAGGAGGGCACGCTGCTGCACGTCGTGGAGACGCTGCTGGACAAAGGTCTGGTTCTCAACGCGGACATCATGGTCTCCGTGGCCGGTGTCGAGCTGCTGGGAATCCGGATCAGGGCCGCCCTGGCCTCCTTCGAGACCGCGGCCCGCTACGGTCTGGACTTTCCCGCGGGCACGGACCGGGAGACCGTCGCATGGAAGGAAGCAGTCGAGCAGAAGGACACCTGCCCCGAGTGCGGGAAGCGCTCCGCACTCGCGCAGCTGATGAACGACTACTGCCCCTGGTGCGGGTGGCAGAGTGCGCGTTCGAAGCGGATCGAGGCCGGTGAGCCGGCGCAGCTGAACTCCGCGGACGACGGTGACACCTCCGCGGAGCAAGCCGCCGGCTCATCCGCCGACGCAGGCACTCCCGCCGCCGGCTCTCCCGGCGACGACCGCTGA
- the gvpO gene encoding gas vesicle protein GvpO gives MSEESTANEESRAEGSSADDGGTTTKRARKPVEKERTSGGTSRRSSSSASSSREKATSSSSEKAKSSSRSESRSHSATGQRISAVSAVKRAIEQFSTLTGRPPESVVGTRWKDDRWSVRLEVVESRRIPDSADLLAEYEVELDADGELMAYDRKDRYVRGRPSE, from the coding sequence ATGAGCGAAGAGTCGACAGCGAACGAAGAGTCGAGAGCAGAGGGCAGCTCTGCAGACGATGGAGGCACGACCACGAAGCGCGCCAGGAAGCCGGTTGAGAAGGAGCGCACGAGCGGCGGGACGTCCCGCCGGTCGTCCTCATCGGCGTCTTCCTCACGCGAGAAGGCGACGTCCTCGTCATCTGAGAAGGCGAAGTCGTCCTCGCGCTCGGAGAGTCGGTCTCACAGCGCGACCGGTCAGAGGATCTCTGCGGTCAGCGCGGTGAAGAGGGCGATTGAGCAGTTCAGCACCCTCACCGGCAGGCCTCCGGAGTCCGTGGTCGGCACGAGGTGGAAGGACGACCGCTGGTCCGTGCGTCTGGAGGTCGTGGAATCCCGACGCATTCCCGACAGCGCGGATCTGCTGGCCGAGTACGAGGTCGAGCTCGATGCGGACGGTGAGCTCATGGCCTATGACAGGAAGGATCGCTACGTTCGCGGCCGGCCGAGCGAGTGA
- a CDS encoding gas vesicle protein GvpG has protein sequence MGLLSAVFGAPLAPLKGTVWVAEQVRGEAEKRYFDPGAIRRQLEEVAGARERGSISDDEADALERELVGRLLEGRRRRTEEDR, from the coding sequence ATGGGACTTCTGTCAGCAGTCTTCGGTGCTCCCTTGGCACCGCTCAAGGGAACCGTATGGGTCGCCGAGCAGGTCAGAGGAGAAGCCGAGAAGCGCTATTTCGATCCCGGTGCCATTCGGCGTCAGCTGGAAGAGGTCGCCGGGGCACGCGAACGCGGATCGATCAGTGATGACGAAGCCGATGCCCTCGAGCGTGAGCTCGTCGGACGACTGCTCGAGGGCCGTCGGCGCAGAACCGAGGAGGACCGATGA
- a CDS encoding GvpL/GvpF family gas vesicle protein, translating to MSEEGAPLADWYLYGIVRAGAELPTGPDGVQGNALALVESGAVAAVVTELADSGMLGTPEALQNHSVVLDELAEKQPVLPLAFGTVVPGGADIAEQVLAPQADVFAEALDQLAGCTQFTLRISFDRDAILREIVSGNPEVAELRERISGTSEDETRNERIRLGEIVVTTMESWRRTEAPPILEQIRSATVETAMREVGQAEDVAEVAVLVRRDAIDEFDSVIEELAEANRERMRFRLIGPQAPYDFVPEM from the coding sequence ATGAGTGAAGAAGGCGCACCCTTGGCAGATTGGTATCTGTACGGGATCGTACGCGCCGGTGCCGAGCTGCCGACCGGGCCCGACGGGGTGCAGGGCAATGCCCTCGCTCTCGTCGAGTCCGGGGCGGTTGCGGCCGTGGTCACGGAACTCGCGGACAGTGGGATGCTGGGCACTCCCGAAGCTCTGCAGAACCACAGCGTCGTCCTCGACGAGCTGGCCGAGAAGCAACCGGTGTTGCCGCTCGCATTCGGCACCGTCGTCCCCGGAGGGGCCGATATCGCCGAACAGGTGCTGGCTCCGCAGGCGGACGTCTTCGCCGAGGCGCTCGACCAGTTGGCAGGGTGCACGCAGTTCACCCTGAGGATCAGCTTCGACCGCGACGCGATACTGCGGGAGATCGTCAGCGGTAACCCCGAGGTCGCCGAGCTGAGGGAGAGGATCAGCGGCACGAGCGAAGACGAGACGAGGAACGAACGTATCCGGCTCGGAGAGATCGTGGTCACGACGATGGAGAGCTGGAGAAGGACCGAAGCTCCTCCGATACTCGAGCAGATCCGCTCCGCGACAGTCGAGACGGCGATGCGGGAAGTCGGCCAGGCCGAGGACGTCGCCGAGGTGGCGGTGCTGGTTCGCAGGGACGCCATCGACGAGTTCGACTCCGTCATCGAGGAGTTGGCGGAGGCGAACCGGGAGCGGATGAGATTCCGGCTGATCGGACCGCAGGCACCCTACGACTTCGTCCCCGAGATGTAG
- the gvpJ gene encoding gas vesicle protein GvpJ, with the protein MSTSTVERSRGSYVDRPSSSSLADVIEIILDKGLVIDAYVRVSLVGIEVLTIDARIVIASVDTYLRFAEATNRLDLTQQGGRDLPEMMGGMMENGSKGKTQGAVEGIKDALTSDDSDDDSGESSSQEKSRRRTKRPARNSSESE; encoded by the coding sequence ATGAGCACCAGCACTGTTGAACGTTCACGCGGCAGCTACGTCGACCGTCCGTCGTCGAGTTCGCTTGCAGACGTCATCGAGATCATCCTCGACAAGGGCCTGGTCATCGATGCATACGTACGCGTCTCCCTGGTGGGGATCGAGGTCCTCACGATCGACGCACGCATCGTCATCGCCAGCGTGGACACCTATCTGCGCTTCGCCGAGGCGACGAACCGGCTCGATCTGACACAGCAGGGCGGACGCGACCTGCCGGAGATGATGGGCGGAATGATGGAGAACGGCTCCAAGGGCAAGACACAGGGAGCTGTGGAAGGCATCAAGGACGCCCTCACCTCGGACGACTCCGATGACGACTCGGGCGAGAGTTCGAGTCAGGAGAAATCACGTCGCCGGACCAAACGCCCGGCGCGCAACTCCTCGGAGTCCGAATGA
- a CDS encoding SRPBCC family protein, whose protein sequence is MSDDSIFSGLKQQAGDFAKTVGRKAVNSVGDRVEKIADRLDGVGDGPGPAAQAGAEEIAEGKSPAKAAMSAATTGVKEKVKGLFGGSSGSGGSGDFKFSNIVETAEVGVPLNVAYNAFTTFEDWPDFMKKVENVERTDDVTLSIKGQAVWSHRTWEATITEQVPDSHIVWESTGEKGYISGSISFHEVAPRLTRIIAVGEYHKQGFMEGVGALWFTVPRRFRLELKFFVRHVMRQIMVDPDSVEGWRGEIRDGELVTSHEDGLEQDQAQPEDSEDEPAEDQVADVDSGADEDEPDESEAEETEVEPAEGEAGEEYEDDEPAEGEAEEEYEEEPAEEYEDDEPAEAGDAEPAEDYEEEPEAADEPVEYEESEEPEDEERR, encoded by the coding sequence ATGAGTGATGATTCGATCTTCAGCGGCCTCAAGCAGCAGGCCGGAGACTTTGCCAAGACCGTCGGACGCAAGGCGGTCAACTCCGTCGGGGACAGGGTCGAGAAGATCGCCGACCGCCTCGACGGCGTGGGCGATGGGCCCGGGCCTGCGGCCCAAGCCGGGGCAGAGGAGATCGCCGAGGGCAAGTCACCGGCGAAAGCGGCGATGTCCGCGGCGACGACCGGAGTCAAGGAGAAGGTCAAGGGTCTGTTCGGCGGCTCGAGCGGTTCGGGCGGCTCCGGTGATTTCAAGTTCTCCAACATCGTGGAGACCGCCGAGGTCGGTGTCCCGCTGAACGTGGCCTACAACGCGTTCACGACGTTCGAGGACTGGCCCGACTTCATGAAGAAGGTCGAGAACGTCGAACGCACCGACGATGTCACCCTCAGCATCAAAGGGCAGGCCGTCTGGTCGCACCGGACCTGGGAAGCCACGATCACCGAGCAGGTTCCCGACTCCCACATCGTCTGGGAATCGACTGGCGAGAAGGGCTATATCAGCGGCAGCATCTCCTTCCACGAGGTCGCGCCCAGGCTGACCCGGATCATTGCAGTGGGCGAGTACCACAAGCAGGGCTTCATGGAAGGCGTCGGTGCACTGTGGTTCACCGTCCCCCGCCGTTTCCGCCTCGAACTGAAGTTCTTCGTCCGCCATGTGATGAGACAGATCATGGTCGACCCCGACAGCGTCGAAGGATGGCGCGGAGAGATCCGCGACGGGGAACTCGTCACCTCCCACGAGGACGGCCTCGAACAGGACCAGGCCCAACCCGAAGACAGCGAGGACGAGCCGGCCGAGGACCAGGTCGCGGATGTCGACTCCGGCGCGGATGAGGATGAACCCGACGAATCCGAGGCGGAGGAGACCGAGGTCGAGCCCGCCGAGGGCGAAGCCGGAGAGGAGTACGAGGACGACGAACCGGCCGAGGGCGAAGCCGAAGAGGAGTACGAGGAGGAGCCGGCAGAGGAATACGAGGACGACGAACCGGCCGAGGCAGGCGACGCGGAGCCCGCAGAGGACTACGAGGAGGAGCCGGAAGCCGCTGACGAGCCCGTGGAATACGAGGAATCCGAAGAACCAGAAGACGAGGAACGCCGCTGA
- a CDS encoding carboxylate-amine ligase encodes MSEFGIEEEFLLVDRHSLLPARSKSSLQEIEDEVRPSRGAACAEWLPGQIEFATPVLTTAEEAFESLHSFRRGLSAAAQARGLLAVGLGTAPQIPAAPPGVSDGSRYREFAQLAPAIAADQYVNGMHVHVDIPDREAGLRAVNGLRRWIPVLTALSANSPLWRGADSGFASWRSIHYRRWVVFGIPPHFHDLDDYDAQIDAALRSDVVLDEATLGWLVRLSPKHRTVEVRTSDVQLDTATTVTLALLTRALADVAMDDTGPEAVPANLLNIAHWQAARFGLTGLLMDPDTQTSAPAAEVVRKVFHRARPALMRSQDMGRVHRGLRRLLSQGTGSEEQRRVAERQGVGGLLEHAAHRLTDSSQDQFEQPADSSRGVSDPP; translated from the coding sequence ATGAGCGAATTCGGCATCGAGGAGGAATTCCTTCTCGTCGATCGACATTCACTTCTGCCTGCTCGATCGAAGAGCAGCCTGCAGGAGATCGAGGACGAGGTGAGGCCGAGCCGCGGAGCAGCCTGTGCCGAATGGCTGCCCGGGCAGATCGAGTTCGCGACTCCCGTCCTGACCACGGCTGAAGAAGCGTTCGAATCGCTGCACTCTTTTCGACGCGGCCTCTCGGCAGCGGCTCAGGCGCGCGGACTGCTCGCTGTCGGCCTCGGCACAGCGCCTCAGATTCCGGCGGCCCCGCCGGGGGTCAGCGACGGCAGCCGTTACCGTGAGTTCGCGCAGCTCGCTCCCGCCATCGCCGCCGACCAATACGTCAACGGCATGCATGTCCATGTCGACATTCCCGACAGGGAAGCGGGGCTGAGAGCTGTCAACGGCCTGCGCAGGTGGATTCCCGTGCTCACCGCGTTGAGCGCGAATTCTCCCCTCTGGCGCGGAGCCGACAGCGGCTTCGCCAGCTGGCGTTCCATCCACTACCGGCGGTGGGTCGTCTTCGGCATCCCGCCTCACTTCCACGACCTCGACGACTACGATGCGCAGATCGATGCTGCGCTGCGATCGGACGTGGTGCTCGACGAGGCGACTCTGGGGTGGCTGGTCAGGCTCTCGCCGAAGCACAGGACAGTCGAAGTCCGGACCAGTGACGTGCAGCTGGACACCGCGACCACTGTGACCCTCGCGCTGCTCACCCGTGCGCTCGCAGACGTCGCCATGGACGACACGGGACCGGAGGCGGTCCCTGCGAATCTGCTGAACATCGCTCATTGGCAGGCTGCGCGTTTCGGTCTCACGGGCTTGCTCATGGACCCGGACACGCAGACGAGTGCACCGGCCGCGGAGGTAGTCCGAAAGGTCTTCCACCGCGCACGACCGGCGCTGATGCGAAGCCAGGATATGGGCCGTGTTCACCGTGGACTCCGCCGTCTGCTCAGCCAGGGCACCGGCTCCGAGGAGCAGCGCCGGGTGGCGGAGAGACAGGGGGTAGGCGGCTTGTTGGAACACGCAGCCCACAGATTGACAGACAGTTCTCAGGATCAATTTGAGCAACCGGCTGACAGCTCCAGGGGCGTTTCTGACCCCCCTTGA